A single region of the Streptomyces sp. NBC_01803 genome encodes:
- a CDS encoding PadR family transcriptional regulator, producing the protein MSLPHAILTALLEKPSSGLELTRRFDRSIGYFWPATHQQIYRELGRLEESGLIRALPSAQAARGRRKEYEVLPAGQEELAAWASASQPPRPMRDPLLVRVRAAAVVGSAGIEAELNRHLAEHRRQLAEYEAIEKRDFPPERDAPEDRLRLLVLRAGIGFEAGWIAWLTDALAEVRRIGTP; encoded by the coding sequence ATGTCCCTCCCGCACGCCATCCTCACCGCCCTGCTCGAAAAGCCGTCCTCCGGCCTTGAGCTGACCCGCCGCTTCGACCGGTCGATCGGCTACTTCTGGCCGGCGACGCACCAGCAGATCTACCGGGAGCTGGGCAGGCTGGAGGAGTCAGGTCTCATCCGCGCGCTGCCGTCCGCACAGGCGGCGCGCGGCCGGCGCAAGGAGTACGAGGTGCTGCCCGCGGGCCAGGAGGAGCTGGCGGCCTGGGCGTCCGCGAGCCAGCCGCCCCGGCCGATGCGCGATCCGCTGCTGGTGCGGGTGCGTGCGGCGGCCGTGGTCGGCAGCGCGGGTATCGAGGCCGAGCTGAACCGTCATCTGGCCGAGCATCGGAGGCAGTTGGCGGAGTACGAGGCGATCGAGAAGCGGGATTTCCCGCCGGAGCGCGACGCCCCCGAGGACCGGCTGCGGCTTCTCGTGCTGCGGGCCGGCATCGGCTTCGAGGCCGGCTGGATCGCCTGGCTCACCGACGCGCTGGCCGAGGTCCGCCGGATCGGCACCCCTTGA
- a CDS encoding general stress protein, with protein MTQHAHAAAPEADRPVVGSYPTYEGAQRAVDFLSDSHFPVERTAIVGSDLRMVETVLGRLTRGKAALAGAGTGAWFGLLIGLLLSVFAAGGHAVLILMLSGLVYGALFGAVFGFASHAFSGGGRDFSSRSRIVAARYDVVADTEVSEDARNQLIKLGWRES; from the coding sequence ATGACGCAACACGCGCACGCCGCCGCCCCGGAGGCCGACCGCCCGGTGGTCGGCTCGTATCCGACCTACGAGGGGGCCCAGCGCGCGGTCGACTTCTTGTCCGACAGCCACTTCCCGGTGGAGCGCACCGCGATCGTCGGCTCGGACCTGCGCATGGTCGAAACGGTCCTCGGCCGGCTCACCCGCGGCAAGGCCGCGCTGGCGGGCGCGGGCACGGGCGCCTGGTTCGGACTCCTGATCGGCCTGTTGCTGTCCGTGTTCGCCGCGGGCGGACACGCCGTCCTGATCCTGATGCTGAGCGGCCTGGTCTACGGCGCGCTCTTCGGCGCCGTCTTCGGCTTCGCGAGCCACGCGTTCAGCGGCGGAGGCCGGGACTTCTCCTCGCGCAGCCGGATCGTGGCCGCCCGTTATGACGTGGTGGCCGATACCGAGGTCTCCGAGGACGCCAGGAATCAGCTCATCAAGCTCGGCTGGCGCGAGAGCTGA
- a CDS encoding glucose 1-dehydrogenase: MRAVTVRPPRPDSLELRELPEPEPGAGELLVDGLAVGVCGTDREIIAGEYGWAPEGHERLVLGHESLGRVRRAPPDSGFAAGDLVVGVVRRPDPEPCGACAHGEFDMCRNDGYTERGIRQRDGYAAEVWTLETGYAVPLAPGLERVGVLMEPASVVAKAWEQVERVGARAWFEPHRVLVTGAGPIGLLAALLGAQRGLDVHVLDRVTDGPKPALVADLGAAYHTEELDKVTAALQPDIVIEATGVGRLVVDAMAGTAPYGVICLTGVSPSGRHLTVDAGCLNRELVLENNAVVGSVNANLRHYRQAAEALTRADAAWLERLITRRVPLERFAEAYAPAPEDIKVVLTLGE, from the coding sequence ATGCGTGCCGTCACCGTCCGCCCGCCCCGCCCGGACTCCCTGGAACTGCGCGAGCTGCCGGAACCCGAGCCGGGGGCCGGAGAGTTGCTCGTCGACGGGCTCGCCGTCGGGGTGTGCGGGACGGACCGCGAGATCATCGCCGGGGAGTACGGCTGGGCACCGGAGGGCCACGAGCGGCTGGTGCTCGGCCACGAGTCGCTCGGCCGCGTCCGCCGGGCCCCGCCGGACAGCGGCTTCGCCGCCGGGGACTTGGTGGTGGGCGTCGTCCGGCGGCCCGACCCGGAGCCGTGCGGGGCGTGCGCGCACGGGGAGTTCGACATGTGCCGCAACGACGGGTACACCGAGCGCGGCATCCGGCAGCGCGACGGCTACGCGGCCGAGGTATGGACCCTGGAGACCGGCTACGCGGTCCCGCTGGCGCCCGGCCTGGAGCGGGTCGGCGTGCTGATGGAGCCGGCCAGTGTGGTGGCCAAGGCGTGGGAGCAGGTCGAACGGGTCGGCGCCCGCGCCTGGTTCGAGCCGCACCGGGTGCTGGTCACCGGGGCGGGCCCGATCGGCCTGCTGGCCGCGCTGCTCGGCGCCCAGCGCGGGCTGGACGTCCATGTCCTGGACCGGGTCACGGACGGCCCGAAGCCCGCCCTGGTCGCGGACCTCGGCGCGGCCTACCACACGGAGGAGCTGGACAAGGTCACCGCGGCGCTCCAGCCGGACATCGTGATCGAGGCGACCGGGGTCGGCCGGCTCGTGGTGGACGCCATGGCGGGGACCGCGCCGTACGGCGTCATCTGCCTGACCGGCGTCTCGCCGTCCGGGCGCCACCTCACCGTGGACGCCGGCTGCCTGAACCGTGAGCTGGTCCTGGAGAACAACGCGGTGGTGGGCTCCGTCAACGCCAACCTCCGCCACTACCGGCAGGCCGCCGAGGCCCTGACGCGGGCCGACGCCGCCTGGCTGGAGCGGCTGATCACCCGCCGGGTGCCGCTGGAGCGCTTCGCGGAGGCGTACGCCCCGGCCCCCGAGGACATCAAGGTGGTGCTCACGCTGGGCGAGTGA
- the glgX gene encoding glycogen debranching protein GlgX → MSQAPERVQTDVWPGGPQPLGARFGAGADGTEGTNFALWAGGAEAVEVCLFDDEGRETRCLLEELTHEIWHGFLPGVRPGQRYGYRVHGRWDPPTGARWNAAKLLLDPYARAVDGEFSLPPEAYGHDRDHPRQEIADTVRDDRDSAPFVPKGIVVHDTETWADDIRPKTPWPDSVIYELHVRGFTMRHPGIPPELRGTYAGLGHPAAIEHLTRLGVTAVELLPVHQFAHEDHLLRRGLRNYWGYNSIGYFAPHAAYSASGSRGQQVGEFKSMVRALHQAGIEVILDVVYNHTAEANERGPTLSLRGIANPGYYRLAEDARHYTDYTGCGNTLHVVQPQVLRLITDSLRYWVQEMGVDGFRFDLAAALARSFHDVDMLSPFLAVIAQDPVLRGVKLIAEPWDIGSGGYQVGSFPPLWTEWNDRYRDTVRDYWRGALPDVRDLGYRLSGSSDLYAWGGRRPYASVNFITAHDGFTLRDLVSYETKHNEANGEENRDGSNDNRSWNCGTEGETDDPAVTALRRRQLRNLLTTLLLSTGVPMLVAGDEMGRTQRGNNNAYCQDNEISWIDWFLLADPEWRPLLDLTRRLIRMRRDHPVLRRRAFFSGRRQGPEGIRDLGWFTIEGKEMTEEDWYAPSETLGMFLSGRDIPQRDAKGHPVVDDSFLVILHAGPEPVDFPLPGPPWAEGYELLVDTTREDQETAPGTVHDAGATLTVPERSVLMLRALPLAEGTGSDTPSNG, encoded by the coding sequence GTGTCCCAGGCACCCGAGCGCGTGCAGACCGACGTATGGCCCGGCGGGCCACAGCCGCTCGGGGCCCGGTTCGGCGCGGGCGCCGACGGCACCGAGGGCACCAACTTCGCCCTCTGGGCGGGCGGCGCCGAGGCGGTCGAAGTCTGCCTCTTCGACGACGAGGGGCGCGAGACACGCTGCCTGCTCGAAGAGCTCACCCATGAGATCTGGCACGGCTTCCTGCCGGGCGTCCGCCCCGGCCAGCGGTACGGATACCGCGTCCACGGCCGCTGGGACCCCCCTACCGGCGCCCGCTGGAACGCGGCCAAGCTGCTCCTGGATCCCTACGCCCGGGCCGTGGACGGCGAGTTCTCGCTGCCGCCCGAGGCGTATGGGCACGATCGGGACCACCCGCGCCAGGAGATCGCCGACACCGTCCGCGACGACCGGGACTCCGCGCCGTTCGTCCCCAAGGGCATCGTCGTGCACGACACCGAGACCTGGGCGGACGACATCCGCCCCAAGACGCCCTGGCCGGACTCGGTCATCTACGAGCTGCACGTGCGCGGCTTCACCATGCGCCACCCCGGCATCCCGCCCGAGCTGCGCGGCACATACGCCGGGTTGGGCCACCCCGCCGCCATCGAGCACCTCACGCGGCTGGGCGTGACCGCCGTCGAGCTGCTGCCGGTCCACCAGTTCGCGCACGAGGACCACCTGCTCCGGCGCGGCCTGCGCAACTACTGGGGCTACAACTCCATCGGGTACTTCGCGCCGCACGCCGCCTACAGCGCCTCCGGCAGCCGCGGCCAGCAGGTCGGCGAGTTCAAGTCGATGGTCCGCGCGCTGCACCAGGCCGGCATCGAGGTCATCCTCGACGTCGTCTACAACCACACCGCCGAGGCCAACGAGCGGGGCCCCACCCTCTCCCTGCGCGGCATCGCCAACCCCGGCTACTACCGGCTGGCCGAGGACGCCCGCCACTACACCGACTACACCGGCTGCGGCAACACCCTGCACGTCGTCCAGCCCCAGGTGCTGCGCCTGATCACCGACTCGCTGCGGTACTGGGTGCAGGAGATGGGCGTCGACGGCTTCCGCTTCGACCTGGCCGCCGCGCTCGCCCGCTCGTTCCACGATGTCGACATGCTCTCGCCGTTCCTCGCCGTCATCGCCCAGGACCCGGTGCTGCGCGGGGTCAAGCTCATCGCCGAGCCGTGGGACATCGGCAGCGGCGGATACCAGGTGGGCTCGTTCCCGCCGCTGTGGACCGAGTGGAACGACCGCTACCGCGACACCGTCCGCGACTACTGGCGCGGCGCGCTGCCCGACGTGCGGGACCTCGGATACCGGCTGTCCGGATCGAGCGACCTCTACGCCTGGGGCGGACGCCGCCCGTACGCCTCGGTCAACTTCATCACCGCGCACGACGGGTTCACCCTCCGCGACCTGGTCAGCTACGAGACGAAGCACAACGAGGCGAACGGCGAGGAGAACCGCGACGGCAGCAACGACAACCGCTCGTGGAACTGCGGGACCGAGGGCGAGACCGACGACCCGGCCGTGACCGCCCTGCGCCGCCGCCAGCTGCGCAACCTCCTCACCACCCTCCTGCTGTCCACGGGCGTGCCGATGCTCGTCGCGGGCGACGAGATGGGCCGCACGCAGCGGGGCAACAACAACGCCTACTGCCAGGACAACGAGATCAGCTGGATCGACTGGTTCCTGCTCGCCGACCCGGAATGGCGGCCCCTGCTCGATCTGACCCGCCGCCTGATCCGGATGCGCCGCGACCACCCCGTGCTGCGCCGCCGTGCCTTCTTCTCCGGCCGCCGCCAGGGTCCCGAGGGCATAAGGGACCTGGGCTGGTTCACCATCGAGGGCAAGGAGATGACCGAGGAGGACTGGTACGCGCCGAGCGAGACGCTGGGGATGTTCCTGTCCGGCCGGGACATCCCGCAGCGCGACGCCAAGGGCCACCCGGTGGTGGACGACAGCTTCCTGGTGATCCTGCACGCCGGGCCGGAGCCCGTGGACTTCCCGCTGCCGGGACCGCCCTGGGCGGAGGGCTACGAGCTGCTGGTCGACACCACCCGCGAGGACCAGGAGACCGCGCCGGGCACGGTGCACGACGCGGGCGCCACGCTCACCGTGCCCGAGCGCTCGGTGCTGATGCTGCGCGCGCTGCCGCTGGCGGAGGGCACCGGGAGCGACACACCGTCGAACGGCTGA
- a CDS encoding L,D-transpeptidase, protein MRTRPRGGRIPGVVATVLGLLLTLLVTACSSGDGGGGGSDAPENGGRDTPTATAPEVRIAIAPGNGATGVATARELRVSAEDGTLTEVTVTAPDGAEVPGELADDGTSWEPAEHLANATEYTVTAVGENADGVATAETSTFTTVAADATFHSGWNIPDGATVGVGMVLSMTFDTPIEEIGDVRDAVEITTEPPVDVRGHWFGLQRLDFRPEEYWEPGTEVTVRFRIRGVEGAPGVYGTLHEDLSFTVGRAQISTVDAEAKDMRVVRDGETIRTLPVTTGAAATPTWNGRMVVTEKFAETRMNGATVGYGGEYDIRDVPHALRLSTSGTFIHGNYWAGSGVFGSENASHGCVGLADVQGAGDPSTPAAWFYENSLIGDVVEVVNSDEEIIAPDNGLSGWNMEWSQWGAGQ, encoded by the coding sequence GTGCGCACTCGACCGAGGGGCGGACGGATTCCGGGAGTCGTCGCGACGGTACTGGGGCTGCTGCTCACGCTCCTCGTCACGGCGTGCAGTTCGGGCGACGGCGGCGGGGGCGGCTCGGACGCCCCGGAGAACGGCGGGCGCGACACCCCGACGGCCACGGCGCCCGAGGTCCGGATCGCCATCGCCCCGGGCAACGGCGCGACCGGCGTGGCCACTGCGCGCGAGCTCCGGGTCAGCGCCGAGGACGGCACGCTGACGGAGGTCACCGTGACCGCCCCGGACGGCGCCGAGGTGCCCGGCGAGCTGGCCGACGACGGGACGAGCTGGGAGCCGGCCGAACACCTGGCCAACGCCACCGAGTACACCGTGACGGCGGTCGGCGAGAACGCGGACGGCGTCGCGACGGCCGAGACCTCCACGTTCACCACCGTCGCGGCCGACGCCACGTTCCACAGCGGCTGGAACATCCCGGACGGCGCGACCGTGGGCGTCGGGATGGTCCTCTCGATGACCTTCGACACCCCGATCGAGGAGATCGGGGACGTGCGCGACGCGGTCGAGATCACCACCGAGCCGCCGGTCGACGTGCGGGGGCACTGGTTCGGCCTCCAGCGGCTGGACTTCCGGCCCGAGGAGTACTGGGAGCCCGGCACCGAGGTGACCGTGCGGTTCCGGATCCGCGGTGTGGAGGGCGCGCCCGGCGTCTACGGCACGCTCCACGAGGACCTGAGCTTCACCGTGGGCCGCGCCCAGATCTCCACCGTGGACGCCGAGGCCAAGGACATGCGGGTGGTGCGCGACGGCGAGACGATCCGGACCCTCCCCGTGACGACGGGCGCCGCCGCGACCCCGACCTGGAACGGCAGGATGGTCGTCACCGAGAAGTTCGCCGAGACCCGCATGAACGGGGCGACGGTGGGCTACGGCGGCGAGTACGACATCCGCGATGTGCCGCACGCCCTGCGGCTGAGCACGTCCGGCACGTTCATCCACGGCAACTACTGGGCGGGATCGGGCGTGTTCGGCTCGGAGAACGCCAGCCACGGCTGCGTCGGGCTGGCGGACGTCCAGGGCGCGGGTGACCCGTCGACCCCGGCGGCCTGGTTCTACGAGAACTCGCTGATCGGCGACGTGGTCGAGGTCGTCAACTCCGACGAGGAGATCATCGCTCCCGACAACGGGCTCAGCGGCTGGAACATGGAGTGGAGCCAGTGGGGCGCGGGCCAGTGA
- a CDS encoding enoyl-CoA hydratase/isomerase family protein — protein MTVHVEVADGVGTLRLDRPPMNALDIATQDRLRALAAEVTDRDDVRAVVIRGSEKMFAAGADIKEMRAMDHAAMIARARGLQDAFTAIARIPKPVVAAITGYALGGGCELALCADVRFAADDARLGQPEILLGLIPGAGGTQRLPRLIGPSRAKDLIFTGRQVKAAEALAIGLVDRVVPAAEVHAEAHAWAARLAAGPAIALRAAKEAVDDGLETDLDTGLTIERGWFAGLFATEDRAYGMRSFVEEGPGKATFWPRD, from the coding sequence ATGACTGTGCATGTGGAGGTCGCGGACGGCGTCGGCACTCTCCGGCTCGACCGTCCGCCGATGAACGCGCTGGACATCGCCACGCAGGACCGGCTGCGCGCGCTCGCCGCCGAGGTCACCGACCGGGATGACGTGCGGGCCGTGGTGATCCGGGGCAGCGAGAAGATGTTCGCGGCGGGCGCGGACATCAAGGAAATGCGCGCCATGGACCACGCGGCGATGATCGCCAGGGCCCGGGGCCTCCAGGACGCCTTCACCGCCATCGCCCGCATCCCCAAGCCGGTCGTCGCGGCCATCACCGGCTACGCGCTGGGCGGCGGCTGCGAGCTGGCGCTCTGCGCGGATGTCCGGTTCGCCGCCGACGACGCGCGGCTGGGCCAGCCGGAGATCCTGCTCGGTCTCATCCCCGGCGCGGGCGGGACCCAGCGCCTGCCCCGGCTGATCGGCCCCTCCCGGGCCAAGGACCTGATCTTCACCGGCCGTCAGGTCAAGGCCGCCGAGGCGCTCGCCATCGGCCTGGTCGACCGGGTGGTCCCGGCCGCCGAGGTGCACGCCGAGGCCCACGCCTGGGCGGCCCGGCTCGCGGCCGGCCCGGCGATCGCGCTGCGCGCGGCCAAGGAGGCGGTGGACGACGGTCTGGAGACCGACCTGGACACCGGCCTGACGATCGAACGCGGCTGGTTCGCCGGGCTGTTCGCCACCGAGGACCGCGCGTACGGCATGCGGAGCTTCGTCGAGGAGGGGCCGGGCAAGGCGACGTTCTGGCCCCGCGACTGA
- a CDS encoding ATP-binding protein, with amino-acid sequence MRDVMEDDGLTDAAWDLTADPSAGEVRLVSRPRSAAIARRLTQRQLQHHWMLPHELTENAVLLVSELVGNAVQHAGAHVFGLRIRRRRGWIRVEVRDPSRALPCQLPVHAMAVTSGRGLFLVDTLSDRWGVDLLPHGKSTWFEMRVVGH; translated from the coding sequence ATGCGGGACGTCATGGAAGACGACGGACTGACCGACGCGGCCTGGGACCTCACCGCCGATCCGTCGGCCGGTGAGGTCCGCCTCGTCTCCCGGCCGAGGTCGGCGGCGATCGCCAGGCGGCTCACCCAGCGCCAGCTCCAGCACCACTGGATGCTGCCGCACGAGCTGACCGAGAACGCCGTGCTGCTCGTCTCGGAGCTGGTGGGGAACGCGGTCCAGCACGCGGGCGCCCACGTCTTCGGCCTCCGCATCCGTCGCCGCCGGGGCTGGATCCGCGTCGAGGTCCGCGACCCCTCCCGCGCCCTGCCCTGCCAGCTCCCGGTCCACGCGATGGCGGTGACCAGCGGCCGCGGCCTGTTCCTGGTCGACACCCTCTCCGACCGCTGGGGCGTCGACCTGCTCCCGCACGGCAAGTCGACGTGGTTCGAGATGCGGGTCGTCGGCCACTGA
- a CDS encoding ABC transporter ATP-binding protein, whose protein sequence is MPASLGPATDTPPGSVRGPRTKTRGRCQRSSVRSKVMPASAPPSRKRSVVRSLLRLWPYVRPVRGRMLSAAAVAIVAALMGLLMPLVLKWIVDGPVADGDSAGVWLGGGLLLVVGTAEALLFGLRRWLVARPLAGVEAAMRSALYRHVQRLPVAFHERWATGQLLSRGTGDLQLLRMFLAFGLTFLVVNTATIVIGFGILVSQDWLLGLILAVPVAPLIWLCVVFEAKFSVAARRAQDQMGDLTTVVEESILGIRVIKGFGRHRSQARAFQVLSGDLRDTELRKARLMGGIWLVILALPEVFLGFALVLGVVQVADGDLTTGTLVAFMTTAMALRWPVESISFLLALCNEASTATDRFFEVLDTEVPPEHGARPLPAAAAVPAAAGRDGIRFERVVFRYPDGPPGAPPVLDGIDLRVRPGETLALVGGTGSGKTTLLSLIPRLHEATSGRVLLDGVDIATLTRREVRAMVAVAFEEPTLFSASVRENVLMGAEDADPGELERALRVSQAADFVHALPAGPETQVGEQGLSLSGGQRQRLALARAVIGRPRFLVLDDPLSALDVHTEARVEAALRDVLAGTTALVVAHRPSTVQLADRVALMSGGRITAVGTHADLLHTNAEYRHLMTGEQSEVSAR, encoded by the coding sequence ATGCCGGCCAGCCTAGGCCCCGCCACCGACACACCCCCCGGCTCGGTCCGTGGACCTAGGACGAAAACCCGTGGGCGTTGTCAGAGGTCGTCCGTACGCTCGAAGGTGATGCCTGCCTCCGCTCCCCCCTCCCGCAAACGTTCCGTCGTCCGGTCCCTTCTCCGTCTGTGGCCCTATGTGCGTCCGGTGCGGGGCCGCATGCTCAGCGCCGCCGCGGTGGCGATCGTCGCGGCCCTGATGGGCCTGCTCATGCCGCTCGTCCTCAAGTGGATCGTCGACGGCCCCGTAGCGGACGGCGACTCGGCGGGCGTCTGGCTCGGCGGCGGCCTGCTGCTGGTCGTGGGCACGGCCGAGGCCCTGCTGTTCGGGCTCAGACGCTGGCTGGTGGCCCGGCCACTGGCGGGTGTCGAGGCCGCCATGCGGTCCGCGCTCTACCGGCACGTGCAGCGTCTCCCCGTCGCCTTCCACGAGCGCTGGGCCACCGGCCAGCTTCTCTCCCGGGGCACCGGCGACCTTCAATTGCTGCGGATGTTCCTCGCCTTCGGGCTGACCTTCCTGGTGGTCAACACCGCGACCATCGTCATCGGCTTCGGCATCCTCGTCTCCCAGGACTGGCTGCTCGGCCTGATCCTGGCCGTCCCCGTGGCGCCGCTGATCTGGCTGTGCGTGGTGTTCGAGGCCAAGTTCTCCGTGGCGGCCCGGCGGGCGCAGGACCAGATGGGCGACCTGACCACCGTGGTCGAGGAGTCCATTCTCGGCATCCGCGTCATCAAGGGCTTCGGCCGCCACCGCAGCCAGGCACGCGCGTTCCAGGTCCTGTCCGGGGACCTGAGGGACACCGAGCTGCGCAAGGCCCGTCTGATGGGCGGGATCTGGCTGGTGATCCTGGCGCTCCCGGAAGTCTTCCTCGGCTTCGCCCTGGTGCTCGGCGTCGTCCAGGTCGCCGACGGCGACCTCACCACCGGGACGCTGGTCGCCTTCATGACCACCGCGATGGCGCTGCGCTGGCCGGTGGAGTCGATCAGCTTCCTGCTGGCCCTGTGCAACGAGGCGAGCACCGCGACCGACCGGTTCTTCGAGGTGCTGGACACCGAGGTCCCACCCGAGCACGGCGCGCGCCCGCTGCCCGCCGCCGCTGCCGTCCCCGCCGCGGCGGGCCGGGACGGGATCCGGTTCGAGCGCGTCGTCTTCCGCTATCCCGACGGCCCGCCCGGTGCCCCGCCCGTGCTGGACGGGATAGACCTGCGCGTCCGGCCGGGCGAGACCCTGGCGCTGGTCGGCGGCACCGGCAGCGGCAAGACCACCCTGCTCTCCCTCATCCCCCGGCTGCACGAGGCGACCTCGGGCCGCGTCCTGCTCGACGGCGTCGACATCGCGACCCTGACCCGGCGGGAGGTGCGGGCCATGGTCGCCGTCGCCTTCGAGGAGCCGACACTGTTCTCCGCCTCCGTGCGGGAGAACGTGCTGATGGGCGCCGAGGACGCGGACCCGGGGGAGCTGGAGCGGGCGCTGCGGGTCAGCCAGGCCGCCGACTTCGTGCACGCGCTGCCCGCCGGCCCCGAGACCCAGGTCGGTGAGCAGGGGCTGAGCTTGTCCGGCGGCCAGCGCCAGCGCCTCGCGCTGGCCCGCGCCGTGATCGGCCGTCCCCGCTTCCTGGTCCTGGACGACCCGCTGTCCGCGCTGGACGTGCACACCGAGGCGCGGGTCGAGGCGGCGCTGCGCGACGTGCTGGCCGGCACCACCGCGCTGGTCGTCGCCCACCGCCCGTCCACCGTCCAGCTCGCCGACCGGGTCGCGCTGATGTCCGGCGGCCGGATCACGGCGGTCGGGACGCACGCGGATCTGCTGCACACCAACGCCGAGTACCGGCATCTGATGACCGGCGAGCAGAGCGAGGTCTCCGCCCGATGA